The genomic interval CGGACTTCGACCCGGCTACCTACAGAGGAACTGGAAAGTTGCGAGTCCACGTCGCGGCGCGGGTTCTAGCTGCAACAACTCCGTCGACTTGGACGTACGATTTCTCCCTGATGTGTCCAAACGTCATTAGGCACTCTCGCCAGCGACAACAGGTCCGATTCGAGCCGGCTCTCGTGCAGCACTTTGGTTGCCGATCGGAACATCCCTGTGTATGCCGCCGACGACGATGACTCTGCACCCGGTGAATCGGCGGGCGGTGAATCATCGATGTGGATTCGCGGCGGCGATCGTCGTTCGGACTAATGGGCGTTGACGGCGACAGCGGGGCGCGGTGCGAGGTCGCGGCACCGTCGAAATTGGGAGAACCCGTCTGGCGATCGGAAACCCGAGGCCCGTGATGCGCTGCACCTGGCCCGCCTTCTCCGACTCGCACGAGGTGACGTCGATCCCGACGGTGTATCAGGAGATGTCGATGTCGAGTCCCAGCGAAGTGCTGCCCGCCGCACTGGGCCGGGGCGCGAGGCGGCGCAGCAGGGACGCGACTAACTGCTTCCACCTGAGAACAAACCGGCCGTGTAGATCCTGGCCATCGCAGGGCGCCCACGAAGGTCACTGATCGCTATGCGCCTCCAGCAAAGCGGGAACGTCGCTGAAACATAGGACTTGCTATTCCACGTCGGCGTCGGCGTCGTCGGCATCGATCTGATCGCTGGTTTCCGCGAGATGATCTGTCATTGGTAGGGCGGATGCCGGGGGAAGCAGACCATTCATCCGGAGAATGAGAAGTGCGAGCTGTGCAGTGAGCTGGGCGTGTGCATCGGTGGCGACGTCGAGGCCGGTCAGCTGCTCGATCCTGGCGGTGCGGTAGCGGATGGTGTTGGCGTGTACCCCGAGAAGTCGCGCGGCGCGTCGAACGCTCCACCCGGCATCCAAGAAGACGCTGAGCGTGGTCAACAACTCCCGGGTTTTGGCGCTGTCCGACGCCAGGAGCGGGCCAAGTGCGTCATGCGCGTAGCGCAAGGCATCAGTCGGGTCGGTGGAGGACAAGAGCAGACGGCCGGCGCCCAGTTCGTCCACTGTGAGGAATTGAGTGCCGGGAATGCCCAAATGGTGGTGCATGCAGGACAGGACCTGACGGGCCTCGTTGAAGGCGCGGGTGTCCTCACCCGGGGCGTGGGCCACGGTGGAGATGGCAACGTTCAGCGCGTTCTCGGAGGCGATTCCGGTGAGGGCTGCACGGACTCGATTTTTGGCCCAGGCGACGCCGCGACGGTGATCGGCACTCTCGGGAAGCTCGAGAATCAGGGCAATGTCGTTCCCGGATGGCGCAGCCATGACCGCCGAAGGTGAGTCACGATCGGTGAGCCGTTTTGCCAGCATCTGAGGTGAGATTTGCAGGGTCGCGTCCTTCTGCCGCGCGGCAACCAGACATACGACGCGGGGAACGTCCAGACGTAGGCCCAACACCTCGGCCCGCTCCTCGAGGGCCGCGACCGACTCATCGCCACGTAACAGAGATCCCGTGAACGCCTCGATCGTGTGCCATTGAACGGTACCGGCGCGTCGCTCACCGGATCTTTCCAGCGCGATGTTCAGCGCGGCGCGGCGAACCACGGCCTCGTCGAGTGGGCTCAATCGACGACCGTGTTCGGCGACTACCACGTAGCCCCAGCAATCCTCATCGAGCATGACGGCGCAGAGGAGGAGACGATGATGCAGCCCGAGCCAGGGGAGGGGTTGGATCACCGTGGGCGTTCCGGGCTTCAATTGGGCAAGCGATTCCTTGACCGCTGGAGCCTCGCGAATATCCTTGTCCAGCAATTTAGGGGTGAAGTTCTGCGCGGACCTGGCAGGGGAGGACAACACTCGTCGGCGGAATGCGTTGTCGTAGATCGCGCACGGTTTGCCCAGAAGGCGGGCGACCGTGTCACCAATCTCCCTTAGGCTCGACCCTCGAAGAACTATCTCGGTCAGCTGCTCTTCCAGGCTGGCGGCTTGCCGCAGTTGTTCGATTTGGGTGGCTACGGTGGACAGACTCGAGCGCAGCCGAGTGGTCAGCTGTGTCTGCCGGATCGCCGTGGCCCCCAGGTCCGCGAACGCGACAGCGAGTTCCTGGTCCGCGGCGCTGAATTCGACAGGGGTGTTTTCGCTGTCGAGGTAGACGACCCCGATGACTTCATCGTGAAGGACCATCGGAACACCGAGGACGGATTGAGCGTTCCATCGACGCATCGCGGATTTGATCGGGCGCGGGTCAGACAAGGTGTTCAAGAGGGCCACCGGTCGGCGAGTCGTGAGGATCTCCCGGGTGAAACTGTCCTGCATCGTGCCGCTGACCAGCTGTTTGACTTGGGCGTCGATATTGGTCGGGGCATGCGCCGCCCGACCATGCAGAAGCCCGGTCTCCTTATCCACCAGATGAATGCTGCAACGGTCGGCGCCGGTCAATAGGGACAGCTTCTCGGCGATAACATGCAATACGACATCGAGATCGCGGCCCTCGGCCAGCGCCTCGGCCACCTCACGAAACGCGGTGCACGCCCGGATGTCGGCCTGGTACGAACCTGGTGCCGTGCCAGCTGGCTTACGTTTGTCAGGCAAGGGGGCTGCAGTGCTCACACGAATCTCCGTTGATCTGGGTCATGCCTGGAGGCAACCCGTAATGTGAAACCTGCCACATGACCCATGTAGCGCCATGTTCGCGATGCGGAACCCTGATGTCAAATCTCCGCGTGGCTTCATCCAAAATGGCCGCGTGAATCTTTTCGTTGCCTCACGGGAGAATTCCCGCGTAGCGGTGTGTCTATTCACTTCGTGCGGTGGTCGAGGGGTAGGGCCGGATGATGGAACTAACCATGGCTGGCGAAAATCTCGACGAGCTGTGCGCCACGACCGGCTGGCATAGCGACCATTCCCACAAGGCATTACGGGCAGCTTTGACCAGAAGGCGGTACGTCCCGGACAGCGCGCCCACCGACGCCGAACATTGTTGCGGCATTGATCTTCTGCTGGGTGGTGCTGGGAATACCGGGCGGCAAGCGGCGGCGCGGCGTTGCCCGACTCGTGCCCATTCTGCACGCGTTCGGTGAACTCGACATCTACGACGTCACCGCACTGTTTGCTGGTCGGCAGGCCTGCGGCCACCATCGACCGACAGCCGGCGCCGAACGCCAGAACTTGCGGGGCCGGATGTCCGTGTTCGTCACGACACCGACGCACAAGACCGTGGCCTGTCAAAGTTGGATCTGGGGCAGCAGGCACTTGTGTAACGCGAGCCGGTAATCCTCACTCAACCCGGCCGCGCCGGCTTGGCCTTCGACGGTGTTGACGTCGACAGACCGCGCCACGGCCACACAGCGGCCACCCTGGAAGAGAGCAGCCCCTTGCCGTACCGAGGTTCTTCCGATCTCATCGACGCCGATTCCGATCTGTACCTCGCCGGGGTAGGAAACTTCCGCGGCATAGTCGATTTCGACGTGTGCCAGTACCATCCTCATCGCGCGTTTCTCGGAAAGATAGCTGTCTACCATTCGATACAGATGGACCCGTGCCTCTTCGAAGAATCTCGCGATCGCCACGTTGTTCACATGGCCGATGGTGTCAATGTCCCCGAACACCAGGCTGAGGTCGCGCTGACACGGGTACTTGTCGAGCGGCAGGCGATCCAGGGGGTACATGGTCATGAATTACTCCACGGTGTCCGTGTTTCATGGATGAGAAAGCCGACCACAGGCCGAACGCACTCTCCGCGTCGTCGGACGTCGCTGAACCAGGTCGGACATCGCCTACTCAGGTGGTGTGGGGTGGGCATCGGACGAACAAGCATGTGACGATCGTCTCAGCAACGCCAGTGGCAGGGTTTTTCTCGGGGTGCACACGCTGTGCACAACTCCAGAAACTCACGTGAGTGGGACCCACACAACCGAGTCGCTATCCGGCCACCACTGCCGATTGTCCGATTCTTGTGGACTCACCCACCGCCAAAATGCGCAGGAAGCTGCAGTACTTGGGCGAATTCTCGGTTGATCTGGACCATCTCAGGCAAACCACCACCGTCTGAGACCTGCCACATGAACCCATGTAACTGTTCGCCATGCGGAACCTTGAGGGCAAAATTCGTCAACACATAGACATGAGCCGATCGGGGCGCTACCTGAGCGTCGACCGAACTGATCGAGCACAGGGATGGGGAGTCGAGTCCCGTCCAGCCCATCGCTTCGAGGACGGAGACTGTCAACGACGATTTTGGACGAGGGTCATGAGGTGGTGAGCGGTCCTTACGGGGTGCGGACCCAGACCCAGGTGCCTGACTGCCAATTTGCGAACCTGCACACGGCTCGCGTGCAGGGACATACTCGTTCGTCTTTCTGTTCTGCAAGCGCGGCCACCACATCAACGATCCTGCATCGGGGATTGGTCGCCCTTTTGTTGCTTCAGGAGTATTCGATATAGCTGATTTCCCCCGGTGAATCCCTTCAATTGATGTGTTCCCGCCGATTCAATGGTCATTTCTGCACTTTTTATTCGGCGCATGGTCTCACTGTCTGCAAGGACCTCGCGCGGCTCCGCTATTGTGGCGATCCTACTGGCCCGATTCAGCGGTTGGCCAATCCAATCGCCAGCGCTGCGGACAGCAGTACCCCACGCAATGCCGGCATGTATGGGCGGAAGGCCATGCTGTTGGGCGGCGGTAACAATTTTGAGCACAACCGCAGCCAGACGGGTTGGATCGGGTGAGAGTAACATCACCGCGTCGCCCACTGTTTTGACGAACTGGACCGGCGGCTCGATCAAATCGGTAGTTAGGGTGTCAAGTCGATCAGCCAAGTCGCCCAGTTCGGTCGGCGTCAACTGTTCGCCTAAAACAGTGAAACCGACCATATCAGCGAAACACACTGCGATGTCTTGCGCTTCAGGCGCGTGCTCGGCGGTGATGTCTGCACGAATTTGTTGACTGATTTGCTGTCGAAGGCGAGTGGCAACTGCCCGGTGGAGAAGTTGGGATTGAAATTCGGCGAACCGTTGCAATTCACGCGCAAATTGTAAAGCGATCTCGGGTCGATCGCGGTTGGTGTCCAGATTCTTTTGTATCAATGACTTGCTTGCGTCGGCCAAAGTTGACGTATTTCGTCCCACAATCCGGGCGAACGCGAACAATCCAGCGTCTGCGATACCCAAAGCCCGATACTCGGTGAGTAATTGCGCAAGGCGCAGGTCGTCGTCGTTATAATCTACCGAGGTACTTGTAGACACGCCGCGGCCCATTGACCTGAACCATCTCTCAACGTCTTCCGGCGATATGTTGGTCGATTGTGAAATCTGCTCCAACGAGTACATAGCGCCGTGGGGCGACAGGGTCACGTCGAGCAATTGGTGACCTAACTGGCCTTCACGAGTTGCGGACGCCAGGCCATCGGTACTGATCCCTCGGTCGGCGAGATGTTGCAGTATCCGGATCCGGATAGATCGTTCTGTTCCGTCCAGGCCATCCAACAAGTCCGCCTCTGCGAATTCGCGAATACGCCGGTGTCGTCGAAGAACTCGGACGAACGCGGACAACGGACATCTACCCCTTGACGACGGCACCTCAAAATTGTCTCAGGCCGCGCACGAGGCGGCTCGGGACCAGA from Rhodococcus sp. 4CII carries:
- a CDS encoding GAF domain-containing protein, whose amino-acid sequence is MSTAAPLPDKRKPAGTAPGSYQADIRACTAFREVAEALAEGRDLDVVLHVIAEKLSLLTGADRCSIHLVDKETGLLHGRAAHAPTNIDAQVKQLVSGTMQDSFTREILTTRRPVALLNTLSDPRPIKSAMRRWNAQSVLGVPMVLHDEVIGVVYLDSENTPVEFSAADQELAVAFADLGATAIRQTQLTTRLRSSLSTVATQIEQLRQAASLEEQLTEIVLRGSSLREIGDTVARLLGKPCAIYDNAFRRRVLSSPARSAQNFTPKLLDKDIREAPAVKESLAQLKPGTPTVIQPLPWLGLHHRLLLCAVMLDEDCWGYVVVAEHGRRLSPLDEAVVRRAALNIALERSGERRAGTVQWHTIEAFTGSLLRGDESVAALEERAEVLGLRLDVPRVVCLVAARQKDATLQISPQMLAKRLTDRDSPSAVMAAPSGNDIALILELPESADHRRGVAWAKNRVRAALTGIASENALNVAISTVAHAPGEDTRAFNEARQVLSCMHHHLGIPGTQFLTVDELGAGRLLLSSTDPTDALRYAHDALGPLLASDSAKTRELLTTLSVFLDAGWSVRRAARLLGVHANTIRYRTARIEQLTGLDVATDAHAQLTAQLALLILRMNGLLPPASALPMTDHLAETSDQIDADDADADVE
- a CDS encoding acyl-CoA thioesterase is translated as MTMYPLDRLPLDKYPCQRDLSLVFGDIDTIGHVNNVAIARFFEEARVHLYRMVDSYLSEKRAMRMVLAHVEIDYAAEVSYPGEVQIGIGVDEIGRTSVRQGAALFQGGRCVAVARSVDVNTVEGQAGAAGLSEDYRLALHKCLLPQIQL
- a CDS encoding adenylate/guanylate cyclase domain-containing protein, which translates into the protein MDGLDGTERSIRIRILQHLADRGISTDGLASATREGQLGHQLLDVTLSPHGAMYSLEQISQSTNISPEDVERWFRSMGRGVSTSTSVDYNDDDLRLAQLLTEYRALGIADAGLFAFARIVGRNTSTLADASKSLIQKNLDTNRDRPEIALQFARELQRFAEFQSQLLHRAVATRLRQQISQQIRADITAEHAPEAQDIAVCFADMVGFTVLGEQLTPTELGDLADRLDTLTTDLIEPPVQFVKTVGDAVMLLSPDPTRLAAVVLKIVTAAQQHGLPPIHAGIAWGTAVRSAGDWIGQPLNRASRIATIAEPREVLADSETMRRIKSAEMTIESAGTHQLKGFTGGNQLYRILLKQQKGDQSPMQDR